One Chryseobacterium indoltheticum DNA segment encodes these proteins:
- a CDS encoding glycosyltransferase family 4 protein — protein MKNFELFLNETGISIFYVKVGLGFLSSFLITFFSIPTIIKISKRKNLMDEPGVRSSHLRKIPNLGGIAMFYSIGVCTSIFAYEIFDLYKFLFASLIILLYVGIMDDIVVMRAYKKLVAQIIVSAFIVIGSDVRIRNLFGIFGVYEIHYFVSVIFTILTFIILINAFNLIDGIDGLAGGYSLISSALFGISYFRLGEYNYPLVILSVVLIGSVLAFLYYNLSNLRATKIFMGDTGSMLLGFLLAFTCICFIDIFIDRNVVNVPRYHLKSAPVVAVAILILPIVDTLNVIIIRLWNKKSPFEADKNHIHHKLLKLDLTHRRSSFYIICYYLFIVIITYCFRHINVNLLLAVILFLGFLGAYIPDIIIMLRNNKLKTEN, from the coding sequence ATGAAAAATTTTGAATTATTCTTAAATGAAACAGGGATTTCTATTTTTTACGTAAAAGTAGGGTTGGGTTTCCTGTCTTCTTTTCTGATTACGTTTTTCTCTATTCCCACAATCATTAAAATTTCAAAGCGTAAAAACCTGATGGATGAGCCCGGTGTAAGGAGCTCGCATCTCAGGAAAATTCCTAATTTGGGAGGCATTGCGATGTTTTATTCAATAGGAGTATGCACCTCAATTTTTGCTTATGAAATTTTTGATCTGTATAAATTCCTTTTTGCATCGCTGATTATTCTGCTGTATGTAGGTATTATGGACGATATTGTAGTGATGCGTGCTTACAAAAAGTTGGTTGCTCAGATTATAGTATCGGCTTTTATTGTTATTGGTTCAGATGTGAGGATCAGAAATTTATTTGGAATTTTTGGTGTTTATGAAATTCATTATTTTGTAAGTGTTATTTTTACAATTCTTACTTTTATTATTCTCATCAATGCTTTTAATCTTATCGATGGAATTGATGGTCTTGCCGGTGGCTATTCTCTTATCAGCAGTGCCCTTTTTGGGATTAGCTACTTTCGTTTGGGAGAATATAATTATCCTTTGGTTATTTTATCGGTCGTTTTGATTGGCTCTGTATTAGCGTTTTTATATTATAATTTATCAAATTTACGGGCTACAAAGATATTTATGGGGGATACGGGCTCTATGCTTCTAGGGTTTTTACTGGCGTTTACCTGTATATGTTTTATAGATATTTTTATAGACAGGAACGTTGTGAATGTTCCGAGATATCATTTGAAATCTGCTCCCGTTGTAGCTGTTGCTATTCTTATTCTCCCGATTGTAGATACTTTAAACGTTATTATCATAAGACTTTGGAATAAAAAATCACCTTTTGAAGCAGATAAAAATCACATCCATCATAAACTACTGAAGCTAGATCTTACGCACAGAAGATCCAGTTTTTATATCATTTGTTATTATCTTTTTATTGTTATAATCACCTATTGTTTTAGGCACATTAATGTGAACCTATTATTGGCGGTTATTCTGTTCTTAGGTTTTTTAGGCGCTTATATTCCGGATATCATAATTATGCTGAGGAATAATAAGCTGAAAACTGAGAATTAA
- a CDS encoding exopolysaccharide transport family protein produces MIPGKEALVGKNEPQKEKYGSFALFDIEHFLRRVLRNWYWFLLMLLFGYAVSWFYGKYYAQNIYASDLKLSISNNTASYFTPSQSINFIWGQSGNQDGIYLKKMLLSRSHNEFLVNELDLFVNYSTKGIIKSTYLDKNDSPVFLEIDRKHLQQVNYPITITPKGGNSYQISLPEEGQSNHLYSYDVEGFQNIESFGRPANKTIKVNEWYTTPNLRFKLVPNPVSPSIKFENIIVSLSTVNDAVNGIVSTVGVDFDKEISTIMIISKKGFNLNNTVNFLNKSVTELQKKRFNDKIKVDQNTEQYLKNSLGDIRRKLDSSAAYLNYLKVSEKLYDISNRDEKSLQKIKDLEARKADILSKMNSLSSIRNSVESQSFDRMISPSAAGFDDGLFTASVSELKALYLKKRELASIYTPNSEPIKEINRLISEAKANSSGSLRNVHTVYSTELNKIDQQIAEASTDLKTYPDKQRKYLDAERGYNMIEATYNSLLGRQNESQMRLATNQSDITVIDPAKNLGQGPIGPNVKGTKMMIIIGFLAFPFVLILLGSLFDSKIRNIKELVSATRIPLLGVIGNNNNENMLTVLNTPKSSVAEAFRGIRANVRFLSGEDDRSKVILVTSSIGGEGKTYISINLASVLGLSDKKTILLGMDLRKPKIFGDFNIDNKLGISNYLTGETTIDQIINKTNIPNLDVATSGPIPPNPSELLMSDRNLKFIEELRKLYDFIIIDSPPVGLVADSYELMKHSDANLYVVRHEYTEKYMLKMITEKYHANEIKHLGLVYNDYIIKQGYGYGYGYGYGYGYGYGYFDEDKNYKEPLLIKIRNKIKAIFNR; encoded by the coding sequence ATGATCCCAGGAAAAGAAGCTTTAGTAGGTAAAAATGAGCCACAAAAAGAAAAATATGGATCATTTGCTTTATTTGATATAGAACATTTTTTAAGAAGAGTTCTCCGGAACTGGTATTGGTTTTTACTGATGTTGTTATTCGGATATGCGGTATCTTGGTTCTATGGCAAGTATTATGCGCAGAATATTTATGCGTCAGATCTTAAATTAAGTATTTCAAATAATACAGCAAGCTATTTCACACCCAGCCAGTCAATTAATTTTATCTGGGGGCAAAGTGGTAATCAGGATGGTATTTATTTGAAGAAAATGTTGCTTTCCAGATCTCACAACGAGTTTTTAGTCAATGAACTAGACCTTTTTGTAAATTATAGTACCAAAGGAATCATTAAATCTACTTATCTGGATAAAAATGACTCGCCTGTGTTTTTAGAAATAGACCGCAAACACTTACAGCAAGTCAATTATCCTATTACAATAACACCAAAGGGAGGAAATTCTTACCAGATAAGTTTGCCGGAAGAAGGGCAATCAAATCATCTGTACTCTTACGATGTTGAAGGGTTTCAGAATATTGAAAGCTTTGGAAGACCTGCCAACAAAACCATCAAAGTAAATGAATGGTATACCACTCCCAATCTTAGATTTAAATTGGTTCCCAATCCGGTATCGCCTTCCATCAAATTCGAAAATATTATTGTAAGTCTTTCTACGGTAAATGATGCTGTAAATGGCATTGTTTCTACGGTGGGTGTTGATTTTGATAAGGAAATCAGTACCATTATGATTATCTCCAAAAAAGGTTTTAATCTTAATAATACCGTTAACTTTCTTAATAAGTCTGTGACTGAGCTTCAGAAAAAAAGGTTTAATGATAAGATAAAAGTTGATCAAAATACAGAGCAGTACTTAAAAAACAGCTTGGGAGACATCAGAAGAAAACTAGATTCGAGTGCTGCATATCTCAATTACCTTAAGGTTTCAGAAAAACTGTACGACATTTCAAATAGAGACGAGAAATCTCTGCAAAAAATAAAAGATCTGGAAGCCAGAAAAGCCGATATACTCAGCAAAATGAATTCTTTGAGCAGCATCAGAAACTCTGTAGAATCTCAAAGTTTCGATAGAATGATCAGCCCTTCTGCAGCAGGATTTGATGATGGTCTTTTTACGGCATCAGTTTCTGAGCTGAAAGCGCTTTATCTTAAAAAGAGAGAATTAGCATCCATTTATACGCCAAATTCAGAACCAATCAAAGAAATAAACCGTTTGATAAGTGAGGCGAAAGCAAATTCTTCGGGATCTCTTAGGAACGTTCACACGGTATACAGTACAGAGCTCAATAAAATAGACCAGCAAATTGCAGAGGCAAGTACAGATCTTAAAACATACCCTGACAAACAGAGAAAATATCTTGATGCAGAAAGAGGGTACAATATGATCGAGGCTACGTACAACAGTTTGCTCGGCAGGCAGAACGAAAGCCAGATGAGATTGGCTACCAATCAGTCTGATATTACAGTGATTGACCCGGCTAAAAATCTCGGGCAAGGGCCAATAGGACCCAATGTAAAAGGAACAAAAATGATGATTATCATTGGGTTTCTTGCGTTTCCGTTCGTTTTAATTCTTTTGGGAAGTCTTTTTGACAGTAAGATCAGAAATATTAAAGAATTGGTTAGCGCGACAAGAATTCCATTATTGGGTGTGATTGGTAATAACAATAATGAGAATATGCTTACGGTTCTCAATACTCCGAAATCTTCGGTTGCAGAAGCCTTTAGAGGGATTCGGGCAAATGTAAGATTTTTATCAGGGGAAGATGACAGAAGCAAAGTGATCTTGGTGACTTCATCCATTGGAGGCGAAGGGAAAACATATATTTCGATAAACTTGGCTTCAGTTTTAGGTTTAAGCGACAAAAAGACTATTTTATTGGGAATGGATTTGCGGAAACCAAAAATTTTCGGAGATTTTAATATTGATAATAAGCTCGGTATTTCAAATTATCTTACTGGAGAAACAACAATAGATCAGATTATTAACAAGACCAATATTCCTAATCTTGATGTGGCTACTTCAGGGCCTATACCTCCCAATCCGTCTGAGCTATTGATGAGCGACAGAAATCTTAAGTTTATAGAAGAGCTTAGAAAACTATATGATTTTATTATCATAGATTCGCCGCCTGTAGGTCTTGTTGCAGATTCTTATGAGTTGATGAAGCATTCTGATGCCAATTTGTATGTTGTGCGTCATGAATATACCGAAAAGTATATGCTAAAGATGATTACAGAAAAGTACCACGCTAATGAGATCAAACATTTGGGGCTTGTGTATAACGATTATATAATAAAACAAGGATATGGCTACGGGTATGGTTACGGATATGGGTATGGTTACGGTTATGGCTATTTTGATGAAGACAAAAATTATAAAGAACCGCTTTTGATTAAAATTAGAAACAAAATCAAAGCAATTTTTAATAGATAG
- a CDS encoding glycoside hydrolase family protein: MSQSKYTRKDFLKTSALGMTAVFLGSSFTKAFDFSDKPYFKLKPIGRSLELEGYYIWCSSPIWGEDGKVHLFYSRWKKEKGMGGWLNGSEICRAEANSPFEEFQHKQVILAPRGGEFWDATTCHNPLIKKVGDQYLLFFMGNSNGKTNTKRIGLAVSKSLNGDWKRPDQPLLLPGKEGSWDDHCTTNPAFVKGNDGKYWLFYKSWNTQEYETQKGAVRGNRKYGLAKADSPIGPYTKVSENPVIDFSNLPNNAQLEDAFIWKENGKFHMIARDMGFFNHEYGLHLTTKNGIEWTKPEIAYLNMQSYVQEPNPPKHLKRFGRLERPMILMSKDGNKPQFLFGATQGGTFETSTTFVFEILKG, encoded by the coding sequence ATGAGCCAATCAAAATATACTCGCAAAGATTTTTTAAAAACTTCAGCTTTAGGAATGACAGCTGTATTTTTGGGTTCGTCATTTACTAAAGCATTCGATTTTTCCGACAAACCTTATTTTAAATTAAAGCCGATTGGTCGTTCATTGGAACTCGAAGGATATTATATTTGGTGTTCTTCCCCGATTTGGGGCGAAGACGGAAAAGTGCATCTTTTTTATTCACGCTGGAAAAAAGAAAAAGGAATGGGCGGCTGGCTCAATGGTTCTGAAATTTGCCGGGCAGAAGCCAATTCGCCTTTTGAAGAATTTCAACACAAGCAAGTTATTCTTGCACCGAGAGGTGGCGAGTTTTGGGATGCAACAACGTGTCACAATCCTTTAATTAAAAAAGTTGGAGATCAATATTTGTTATTCTTTATGGGGAATTCCAATGGGAAAACGAATACCAAAAGAATAGGGTTGGCTGTTTCAAAAAGTCTTAATGGAGATTGGAAAAGACCAGATCAACCTTTACTCCTTCCGGGAAAAGAAGGTTCCTGGGATGATCATTGTACAACAAATCCTGCCTTTGTAAAAGGAAACGACGGGAAATACTGGCTTTTCTACAAATCCTGGAATACCCAGGAATACGAAACTCAGAAAGGTGCTGTAAGAGGAAACCGAAAATACGGATTGGCAAAAGCAGATTCTCCAATCGGGCCATACACAAAGGTTTCTGAAAATCCTGTGATTGATTTTTCAAACTTACCAAACAACGCTCAACTTGAAGACGCTTTTATCTGGAAAGAAAACGGTAAGTTCCATATGATCGCTCGTGATATGGGATTTTTTAACCATGAATATGGTTTACATTTAACGACAAAAAACGGAATTGAATGGACGAAACCTGAAATCGCTTATCTTAATATGCAGTCTTACGTTCAGGAACCGAATCCGCCAAAACATTTAAAACGATTTGGAAGACTGGAACGCCCAATGATTTTGATGAGCAAAGATGGAAATAAACCTCAGTTTTTATTTGGTGCAACACAAGGCGGAACGTTTGAAACTTCTACGACTTTTGTGTTTGAGATTTTGAAAGGCTAA
- a CDS encoding aminoglycoside 6-adenylyltransferase, with the protein MINQNDIQNKILNIAKADDRIRAVILNGSRANPNVNPDKYQDFDIVFIVKDFDSFLTDRSWMNVLGKPILQQLPDEMDLGRNENEEKISFGFLMIFEDENRIDLTLFPCEKFETHFKIDSLSIVWLDKDNLLKNIPKPSDEDYHITKPNQQEFSEVCNEFWWTITYVAKGLKREEIIYAKDMMENVVRPMFWQLIEWNIGCKHNFRISVGKSGKFAKNFITESLFENILKTYSDSNIDNNWNALLLMAKIFNDEQNKLGKELNFQINATEAENSSKYIQKIQLE; encoded by the coding sequence ATGATTAATCAAAACGACATCCAAAATAAAATTTTAAATATTGCAAAAGCTGACGACCGAATTAGAGCTGTAATTCTAAACGGTTCAAGAGCAAACCCTAATGTCAATCCCGACAAGTATCAAGACTTTGATATTGTTTTTATCGTAAAAGATTTCGACTCTTTTTTAACTGATAGAAGTTGGATGAATGTTTTAGGAAAACCCATTTTACAACAACTTCCTGATGAAATGGATTTAGGAAGAAATGAGAATGAAGAAAAAATTTCTTTTGGATTTTTAATGATTTTTGAAGATGAAAATAGAATTGACCTTACTTTGTTCCCATGCGAAAAATTTGAAACTCATTTTAAAATCGACAGCTTATCAATAGTTTGGCTAGACAAAGACAATTTGCTTAAAAATATCCCTAAACCATCTGATGAAGATTATCATATTACAAAACCAAACCAACAAGAATTTTCTGAAGTATGTAATGAATTTTGGTGGACTATTACCTATGTTGCAAAAGGCTTAAAAAGAGAAGAAATAATCTATGCGAAAGATATGATGGAAAATGTCGTAAGGCCAATGTTTTGGCAACTTATCGAATGGAATATTGGTTGCAAACACAATTTCCGAATTTCTGTCGGGAAATCGGGGAAGTTTGCCAAGAATTTTATAACAGAATCTCTTTTCGAAAATATTTTAAAAACTTATTCCGATTCGAATATTGATAACAATTGGAACGCATTGTTGCTTATGGCTAAAATATTCAACGATGAGCAAAACAAGTTAGGAAAAGAACTAAACTTTCAAATAAATGCAACCGAAGCCGAAAACTCCTCAAAATATATTCAAAAAATACAACTTGAATAA
- a CDS encoding glycosyltransferase family 2 protein: MENLFPKVSVIVPVYNVEHYLAKCLDSLVNQSLQKIEIIVVNDGSKDGSENIIQQYSAKYPDKIKSFAKENGGLSDARNFGINKATGDYIGFVDSDDYVSETMFEEMLNLAEKHDAEMVICNIQKVDEEGNITQKLTQIPNMPEKIVLESNFSVFSDLSYFACNKLFKKELFAHKRFKKGVHFEDIQLIPQLLLECKTIAQTQNFHYQYLERQDSISKTHNEKGLDILRAVEDVEEFFKTSPYSSKKRELKNFQILEGVYTFLAYLAFVKNETQFFKMSQELQDFMRKRDVKIKDILCYSRFGKNYLLSLPMKKMIFYLLFFAGQKKLIRKLI, translated from the coding sequence ATGGAAAATTTGTTCCCGAAAGTTTCGGTCATCGTGCCTGTTTATAATGTTGAACATTACTTGGCGAAATGCCTGGATTCTTTGGTGAACCAAAGCCTGCAAAAGATCGAGATTATCGTTGTAAATGATGGGAGTAAAGATGGCTCGGAAAATATTATTCAGCAATATTCAGCAAAATATCCCGATAAAATAAAATCTTTTGCTAAAGAAAATGGTGGTTTGAGCGATGCCAGAAATTTTGGAATAAATAAAGCCACAGGAGATTATATAGGATTTGTAGACAGTGATGATTACGTTTCTGAAACAATGTTTGAAGAAATGCTGAATCTTGCCGAAAAACATGATGCTGAAATGGTAATCTGCAATATCCAGAAAGTAGATGAAGAAGGAAATATCACGCAGAAATTGACGCAGATTCCGAATATGCCTGAAAAAATTGTTTTGGAATCTAATTTTTCTGTTTTCTCCGATTTGAGCTATTTTGCCTGCAATAAATTATTTAAAAAAGAACTTTTTGCGCATAAAAGATTTAAAAAAGGAGTTCATTTTGAAGATATTCAGCTGATTCCTCAGCTATTGCTGGAATGTAAAACAATAGCGCAGACGCAAAATTTTCATTATCAATATCTGGAACGCCAAGATTCTATCTCAAAAACCCATAACGAAAAGGGTTTGGATATTTTAAGAGCAGTAGAAGATGTGGAAGAATTTTTTAAAACTTCACCGTATTCTTCAAAAAAAAGAGAGTTGAAAAACTTTCAGATTCTGGAAGGAGTGTACACGTTTTTGGCTTATCTGGCTTTTGTTAAAAATGAAACTCAATTTTTCAAAATGTCTCAGGAACTGCAGGATTTTATGAGGAAAAGAGATGTTAAAATCAAAGATATATTGTGTTACAGTCGTTTTGGTAAAAATTATCTTTTATCTTTACCCATGAAAAAAATGATTTTTTATCTGCTTTTTTTTGCCGGGCAGAAAAAACTAATAAGAAAACTTATATAA
- a CDS encoding formimidoylglutamase: protein MDFEDFIISPRNFRTENWQIGNKITKEIKEDSIVLLFVSDYRGANGEAEVQDFTAVRKEFYKLSQLDFEIPIVDLGDLVSGKSVEDSHYVLQEVLSACHSKRAIPVIIGGSNDFAFSLFSGLNFHQKNINYTQISNIISLKQGENINEHTFLSKILGSKNFSIKNYHHLGYQKHLNEQDSVKLIKEVEFDIVRLAEMMNSTEKTEPFFRKADLVTVNCDAIESFGDAFSMNPQVNGLNRREICAYMKEIGLSENLKSVGIFNYNIYSENQLNHQLLAQMLWYLIEGINIQQSHPKERHYEIFYVLIEDRQYAFKRDTFSNLWYFGDDENIENCIPCSRKDFDEAKKGWLSARFTKI, encoded by the coding sequence ATGGATTTTGAAGATTTTATCATTTCGCCACGAAATTTCAGAACAGAAAACTGGCAGATCGGAAATAAGATTACAAAGGAAATAAAGGAAGACAGCATTGTGCTTTTGTTTGTTTCTGATTACAGAGGAGCAAATGGCGAAGCTGAAGTTCAGGATTTTACTGCAGTAAGAAAAGAATTTTACAAACTTTCGCAGCTTGATTTTGAGATTCCGATCGTTGATTTGGGAGATTTGGTCTCCGGAAAATCGGTGGAAGATTCTCATTATGTTTTACAGGAAGTTTTGTCGGCATGCCATTCTAAAAGAGCAATTCCCGTGATTATTGGTGGTTCGAATGATTTTGCCTTCTCATTATTTTCAGGTTTAAATTTTCATCAGAAAAATATTAATTATACTCAAATCAGCAATATTATTTCACTGAAACAGGGTGAAAATATTAATGAACATACTTTTTTAAGCAAAATTTTAGGTTCAAAAAATTTCTCAATTAAAAATTATCATCATTTAGGATATCAAAAGCATCTGAATGAGCAAGATTCTGTAAAGCTCATCAAAGAAGTTGAGTTTGATATTGTACGTTTGGCTGAAATGATGAATTCTACGGAGAAAACCGAACCTTTTTTTAGAAAAGCAGATCTGGTAACGGTAAATTGTGATGCAATTGAAAGTTTTGGTGATGCATTTTCAATGAATCCGCAGGTAAATGGTTTAAACCGAAGAGAAATCTGTGCCTACATGAAAGAAATTGGGTTAAGCGAAAATCTGAAGTCGGTAGGAATTTTTAATTATAATATTTATTCTGAAAATCAGCTCAATCATCAGCTTTTGGCGCAAATGCTTTGGTATCTGATTGAAGGAATCAACATACAGCAATCTCATCCTAAAGAAAGACATTACGAAATATTTTATGTGTTGATTGAAGACCGGCAATATGCTTTCAAGCGTGATACCTTCAGTAATCTTTGGTATTTTGGAGATGATGAAAATATTGAAAACTGCATTCCCTGTTCGAGAAAAGATTTTGATGAAGCTAAAAAAGGCTGGCTGAGCGCAAGATTTACAAAAATCTAA
- a CDS encoding DUF6896 domain-containing protein, whose amino-acid sequence MNRTTDIITINSVGQIPTLDIIRSTPRERTVKLVFEREVQSQREAIGQHLKTELLGFQVGIHTIEPEINIAKLITDKEIEDNQDFFEQCAKDYRQLGEELLHKLVNKLDLKLNKDFPIQTFNELKRNGRSNGKVEGWNYYLHGFHCGFVNIKTKQEIEVPLVFGQEFGDLDPYFFSKFIKSTPKYKPLPIDIFEDYDDGARINERMLSLGKFERINSDVGNHYGIVVADRQKVEIKSYLDLEKMHQEQDKQTEKPKFNFWKFIGLKK is encoded by the coding sequence TTGAACAGAACAACAGACATAATAACAATTAATTCAGTTGGACAAATCCCGACACTTGATATAATTCGTTCAACTCCACGTGAACGAACAGTTAAACTTGTATTTGAAAGAGAAGTTCAAAGTCAAAGAGAAGCAATAGGACAGCATCTAAAAACAGAACTTTTGGGCTTTCAAGTTGGAATACACACAATTGAACCAGAAATAAACATTGCAAAACTTATAACAGACAAAGAAATCGAAGACAATCAAGACTTTTTTGAGCAATGTGCTAAGGATTACAGACAATTGGGAGAAGAATTGCTACACAAGTTGGTTAACAAGCTTGACTTGAAATTAAACAAAGATTTCCCAATCCAGACTTTTAACGAACTTAAAAGAAATGGTAGGTCTAACGGAAAAGTTGAAGGTTGGAATTATTATTTACACGGTTTTCATTGTGGCTTTGTAAACATTAAAACTAAACAGGAAATAGAAGTTCCACTTGTATTTGGACAAGAATTTGGCGACTTAGACCCTTATTTCTTCTCGAAGTTCATTAAATCTACACCGAAATATAAACCTTTACCGATTGACATCTTTGAAGACTATGATGACGGAGCAAGGATAAACGAGAGAATGCTTTCACTTGGTAAATTTGAAAGAATAAATTCAGATGTTGGCAATCATTATGGAATTGTAGTTGCCGACAGACAAAAAGTAGAAATCAAATCATATTTGGACTTGGAAAAAATGCACCAAGAACAAGACAAACAAACTGAAAAACCTAAATTTAACTTTTGGAAATTTATAGGGCTGAAAAAATAA
- a CDS encoding polysaccharide biosynthesis/export family protein: MKIYKYFPFLILPFLLVSCITTKDVTYMQPSESLVINEEGLIPYNIPVYRVTKNDMLTLNIITTPKGDAAQFYSSLNAPVAGNNISFSAGGGAGTGGNAMIYFNGLKVDSKGDILVFGIGYVKAEGRTIEEITQELQQKVNENFQDGKSEVRLNTDGITYYVLGDIETVGITGEKKAHKNTLTLTEAISINGGLNRTVDRKNIVVYRKLPEGIKKAKIDLTREDVMNSPYYYVQNGDEIFLTTQRRALNGFGKDPIQTLISGVSVLTTALSIYLLIKNL, from the coding sequence ATGAAAATTTATAAGTACTTCCCATTCTTAATTTTACCTTTTTTATTGGTTTCCTGTATCACTACGAAAGATGTAACGTATATGCAGCCCAGTGAAAGCCTTGTTATCAACGAAGAGGGTTTAATTCCTTACAATATTCCTGTTTACAGAGTCACCAAAAACGATATGTTGACATTGAATATTATTACCACTCCCAAAGGGGATGCAGCACAGTTTTATTCTTCATTAAATGCTCCTGTTGCGGGAAATAATATCTCGTTCAGTGCCGGCGGAGGAGCAGGAACCGGTGGAAATGCCATGATCTATTTTAATGGGTTGAAAGTTGACTCCAAAGGAGATATACTGGTTTTCGGTATAGGATACGTAAAAGCAGAAGGAAGAACGATAGAAGAGATCACACAGGAGCTTCAGCAAAAAGTAAATGAAAATTTTCAGGACGGTAAATCTGAAGTAAGACTCAATACAGACGGAATCACATATTATGTCTTAGGCGATATAGAAACAGTAGGAATTACAGGAGAGAAAAAGGCTCACAAAAATACACTGACATTAACGGAAGCAATTTCTATCAATGGTGGATTAAACAGAACTGTAGATCGTAAGAACATTGTAGTATACAGAAAATTACCGGAAGGGATCAAAAAAGCTAAGATTGATCTTACCAGAGAAGATGTGATGAATTCTCCTTATTATTATGTGCAAAACGGGGACGAGATTTTCCTTACTACACAGAGAAGAGCGCTCAACGGTTTTGGAAAAGACCCTATACAAACATTGATTAGTGGTGTTTCTGTGCTTACAACGGCATTGTCAATTTATCTACTTATTAAAAACCTTTAA
- a CDS encoding DUF6089 family protein encodes MNKKLLFSFLTLLGTVVSLKAQRNELGIRLGMSNLVGDIGKTNYILQQPLDLDRASEWGVPFYGGILYRFNFNPHQTVRLDLGYNQVQFSDKAAKEEYRRNRNSFGKNNIYEASLVFEYNLFPVNNEQMSMLSPYIFGGIGGIMFDAPKATLTHDFRRNADGVAQAPISETDFVTTTEYSLGKKTVAQIPFGVGLKYKFNHGWAVFAEATFRYSLTDQLDHSKILAKDVISNYNADILSPTTGGSLLQTGNYYSVSKEREASFISKRSLGDTKSRDWMNTFSLGLTYSFGRPPCYCD; translated from the coding sequence ATGAATAAAAAATTATTGTTTAGCTTCCTTACCCTCTTAGGAACTGTGGTAAGTTTAAAAGCACAAAGAAATGAGTTGGGAATTCGCTTGGGGATGAGTAATCTTGTTGGCGATATAGGAAAAACCAATTACATTTTACAGCAACCTTTGGATTTGGATAGAGCTTCAGAATGGGGCGTTCCTTTTTATGGTGGTATTTTATATAGATTTAATTTTAACCCGCACCAGACAGTAAGATTAGACTTAGGGTATAATCAGGTGCAGTTTAGCGATAAGGCAGCAAAAGAAGAATACAGAAGAAACAGAAACTCATTTGGGAAAAACAATATTTACGAAGCAAGTTTAGTGTTTGAATATAATTTATTCCCGGTGAATAATGAGCAGATGAGTATGCTGAGCCCTTATATTTTTGGGGGAATTGGAGGGATAATGTTTGATGCTCCAAAAGCTACTCTCACTCACGATTTCAGAAGAAATGCAGATGGTGTGGCGCAGGCACCAATTAGTGAAACAGATTTTGTAACCACTACAGAATATTCTCTGGGGAAAAAAACAGTTGCCCAGATTCCTTTTGGAGTTGGTTTAAAATATAAATTTAATCATGGATGGGCTGTTTTTGCTGAAGCAACTTTCAGGTATAGCTTAACTGATCAGTTAGATCATAGCAAAATTCTTGCAAAAGATGTGATCAGTAATTATAATGCAGATATTTTGAGTCCTACAACAGGAGGCTCGTTACTGCAAACAGGAAATTATTATAGTGTTTCTAAAGAAAGAGAAGCATCTTTTATAAGCAAAAGGTCTTTGGGTGATACCAAATCTAGAGATTGGATGAATACTTTCAGTTTAGGATTGACCTACTCTTTTGGTAGACCACCATGTTATTGTGATTAA